Genomic window (Spiroplasma sabaudiense Ar-1343):
GCCATTTTTTTCTAAAACAACTTGAATTTCAGTTGCAAAACCTGCAAGCGCTTCATCAATTGAGTTATCAACAATTTCTCAAACCAAATGGTGTAAACCACGTGAATCTGTTGAACCAATATACATTCCAGGACGTTTTCGAACCGCATCAAGGCCTTCAAGAACCTGAATACTATCTTCGTTGTAACTTAAATCTTTTTTTTCTGACATTTTTCATCTACCTCTTAAACTTTTTTTAGTATAAAGACATTTTGCAAAAATAGCAAATTTTTTATTTTATTTTTTTGCTTTTTTTAATTATCTAGGATTAAATCCTTATAAACAATATTATTATCACCAATTACCGTAGCAATTTCATGGTTTTTTGGTATTAAATTGTGAACAACTTCAAGCAAATCACTTATTTGATAATTACTTAAATATCGTGCAAACCGAAAAATTCCTGCGCTCTCACGTGAAATTTTTAATAAATCCCACTTATTGGTTAAATTTTCTAGAGAATCGATTACCTCAATTTCTTGACAACTTTGAATGATTTTAGTAATCATTTTATTTCAATATCAATTTTGATTTTCATTGTTCAAATCAAAATTATCTTCTAAAAAATAGTTGCGAAAGTCTGGGCTATTTTTAGGAATTTTTCCCAAGTTTAAAACCCAAAAATTTTGAGAATTTGAACCCATCAAAGTTACTCCAAAAATTGCTTCCTCATTTTCCAATAAACAAAGTTCGTTTAAAAACATGTGGCTTCTCCTATTTCTTTAATAAACTGAAAATTTTAGTGGCAATCAAATCAACTGCAACTTCATTACCCTCATAATATGGGATTATGATATCTGCATATTTTATACTTGGTTCAACAAAGTATTCATGCATTGGCCTAACCGTCTCTAAGTATTTTTCAATGATATTTTCAAACTTTCGGCCATAATCTTTCATATCTCGAGTTAGTCTTCTAATTAATCTAATATCATCATGGGTTCTTATAAAGATTTTAATATCTCCCATTTCCCTAATTTTTTCTATATGAAGTGCTAAAATTCCGTCTAAAATTATAACATCGGCTGGTTCAATATGCTTTGTAATTTTTAGTCTTGAACTTGTTGTAAAATCATATACTGGTGCTTCAATTGCTTGACCGCTTTTCAATTTATTTAAATCTTCAACCAATAAATTTACATCGATCGAATCTGGGTGGTCAAAGTTTATCTTGATTGCTTCTTCTTGAGAAAGATTTTTAAAGTCTTTGTAGTAACTATCCATTGATAAATTGATGACAGATTCATCTTTTAAAATATCATTGGCAATTCTTTTAGCCACAGTTGTTTTACCACTAGCACTACCCCCAGAAATAATAATAATATTGGTTTTTTTATTTTTCATTGGTCTCCTTTTTTGAACTAATTATAATTTTAACATTATTTTTTTAAATTAAAAATTTATATAAAGTTTGGTAAGATTAGTCTATAGTTGGTGATTATATGAGCGATAATGACAATGCCAAAATTTTAAAAGATTTGCGAGCTTTTTTTAAAATTAATGGGCTTTTTGCAATTGCAAGTGATGAAAATGAAGAAATAAATTTATTTGCCCCATTGGGTTTCAGTGAATTGACTGCTAGTGGGGATTTGAAACATAATTCTGACTTGCTTTCAAGTCGTGAAATTTTGGCGCTTTCTCCCAAAAAAAGAGAACAATATTTTAAAAAAATTAGAAATCAGACAATTTTAGCAGCCGTTAATGAACCAATTACTAACGAAATTAAGTGATATTTTTGAATTGACCTGAAAATGAACGCTCTTCTTCAAGAATTTTTAAGAAAAATAAATCAAGAGCAAATGAATCTCAAAAATTTATCGCAATTAAAACTTGATTTTACAGTTGTAACCAAATACAAAAAAGCTTTTGAAAAATATTTAAAGGGTTTTAAAAAGCAATTAAAAAAATATCATCAAAAAAAGGCTTTAAAAATATTGGATTCTTTTAATGTCATCTACAATGGATATAAAAATCTTTTTGTTGAACTCAAAATTTATTTTAGAAAAAACCACCTTAAAAAATTTGTTATTTACAATTCATATTCAATTTATTTACTATATCACTTTACAGCAATAAAAATTGAAGAATTTTACAAAACAAATTTTTTAGACAGTTCCTTGAAAGAAATTTTTGATAAAACTGATAAAAATTTCGCTCCGTTCTACTTGCAAATGACATTAATGAAAACTTTAAAAAGCGATAATTACGAAGCACTAAAATATTCTTCAAAAAATTTATTAAAAACTTTGGCGTTAATAAATCAGTTTTGTGAAAGAATGGTTAATAACTTAAAACGTCTTGATTATCAAAAATTAATAAATAACCTTAACAAATCTTTCAAAGAATTTTATTTTCTTTACCTATTGCATTTGCAGGTTTATCAAGATCGCAGAATAATTAGCGAAGAAAAAATTTATGATTTTTTAAAAATAGATTTGTGGAACAACGGTTTATAAAATCGCTTCCAAAATTTATTTTTTTTATAGTCATGTTTTAAAAATCATTTGATAACTAAACTTGCTCAACTCCCCAAGCAATCAAGCAAATATTAGCAGTCCTGGAATTAGAGCTAACCACAATAATGGTGGATAAGCAAAACCAAGATAACCGTTTAAGTTAGGTAGAAAAATAATTGAAAAAGTGATGATTGTAAAAAATCCTATAATTGCCAATATTTTTCAAGGAGGATTACTTTTGAAAAAAGCTAAATGTTGAGTTCGATAAACCAATGACAATAACATATGTGTTAAAAAACTTTCCAAGAAAAATGCTGCTTGAAATTGTTTTAAAGCCAATTCACTGCCCCCATTTATTTGCGCTATTAAATTAAAGCCATATCCAATTATTGCAAAATTAATTATTGAAATTATTGTTGCCACTAAACCATTATAAAGACCAAATGGCAAAATTGACTTTGTCGACCATTTGCGCGGTTTTATTAAAACCTCAGAGTCGACTGAATCCCACACAAAAATTAAGTTTGTGAAATCGTATAATAAGTTTTGAAATAATAAATGGATTGGGGCCATTGGTTGGAAGTCCAACCAAATTAATGCAATTATTAATGTTAACATTAATGAAAAATTATTGGCAACAGAAATCTTAATATATTTAATTGCATTTGAAAATATATGGCGACCCTGCAATAAAGCTTTTTCCAAAACCAAAAGATCTTTTTCTAGCATTATTGCATCAGAACTTGCCTTGGCAACAGCTGCAGCATTGTTAACGCTAATTCCAACATCACTTTGTCTTAAAGCGGGAGAGTCATTGACACCATCTCCAATAAAGGCAACACAGTGACCTTGATTTTGTAGTTCTTCAACTACAGCAGCTTTTTGAAATGGTGTTAGTTTACAAAAAATGTTTTGTTCTTGAACTGCAATAGCAAAATCAGCTTTTTTCAAAGCGGCTAACTCTTCACCTTGAATTGCTTTTGGATTCAAAATCCCAACCTGGTTTGCAACCAATTGTGAGGCTGGCTGCGAATCTCCTGTTAGAATTTTTAAATCAACATTGTTTTTATATAATAATTCAATAACGCTTTTTACTTCTGGTTTAACTTCATCTTTGAAAATAATAGCTCCCATATAAACACAATCAGCTTCGTTAAAATCATTTATATCTAAAAATTCTTTAAATGCTACCCCGATGCATCTAAAACCTTGTGCAAATATCTTTTCAAAATTTTCACTAATAGTTTGATGGTCACTTGGTGTAAGCTCTCTGATTTTATTATTTTCAAATACAAATTTACAAACTCTTAGAATTTCTTCAAAGCTACCTTTTGTTATTTGTAAAAATTTTTGATTTGTTTTTTTATTTAAGAGCACTGAAACTAAACGTCTATCGTGAGTAAATGGTTTTTCTAATAGCAAATTAAATTCATCAATTTGATTATCCTTATTGGGGTATTGATCCAAAATCGCGATATCAATATTGTTTGCAATATTTGATTGATTATAGGCATTCAAATAGGCATATCAAAATACTTGCAAACTATTTTCTTGTTGAAAGTTTTTGTAATCTGTAATTGTGATATTTGAATTTGTTAAAGTTCCGGTCTTATCAGTGCAAAGTAAATCAACTGCCCCAAGCGATTGGGTTGTTGCGTTATTTTTTGCCACAATTTTGGCTTGCCGTAATCTTTTAGCACCTTCGTGTAAATTTAAAGTCATGATTGCTGGTAACGACTCTGGGGTGATTGAAACAACTAGACTGATCGCAAAAATAAGTGATGAAATTAGTAAGCCGCTCTTCCAAAAGCTTAATAAAAATACTAATGGGAAAGCAAATAAAAGTGATAACAATATTATTTTGGTAACTTTTTTTAAACCAATCTCATATTCTGTTGGGCCTTCGCTATTTTCATTAAATTTTAACATTGCGTTACTATAAGTGTTTTCTCCAACATTTAAAATTACGGCAAAACATTGGCCACTAGAAACTTTTGAATTTTGATAAATTATATTTTCTAAATTGAAAATATTTTCATTTGCAATTGTTGGTCCACATCGCTTGCTTATTAATTCCGCCTCACCTGTAAAACTTGATTGATCCA
Coding sequences:
- the udk gene encoding uridine kinase; amino-acid sequence: MKNKKTNIIIISGGSASGKTTVAKRIANDILKDESVINLSMDSYYKDFKNLSQEEAIKINFDHPDSIDVNLLVEDLNKLKSGQAIEAPVYDFTTSSRLKITKHIEPADVIILDGILALHIEKIREMGDIKIFIRTHDDIRLIRRLTRDMKDYGRKFENIIEKYLETVRPMHEYFVEPSIKYADIIIPYYEGNEVAVDLIATKIFSLLKK
- a CDS encoding HAD-IC family P-type ATPase, which encodes MISKKNSSQKLQYHREEFINFCAINNETEIQNGLQIKAWGNDEGDREELKKQFGDNKIIPKKFNHFKKLFFTLFSPFNVLLWSIAIIQLIIYLTNKQEIIDLVSVIIILFMIFLASIVDYIQDYKAFKMNTDLNQMIENNVYILNKKVSNFHNVKIPELINGLNLIKQSELTQGDVIYLSAGDQVPADGRILWDKNLFVDQSSFTGEAELISKRCGPTIANENIFNLENIIYQNSKVSSGQCFAVILNVGENTYSNAMLKFNENSEGPTEYEIGLKKVTKIILLSLLFAFPLVFLLSFWKSGLLISSLIFAISLVVSITPESLPAIMTLNLHEGAKRLRQAKIVAKNNATTQSLGAVDLLCTDKTGTLTNSNITITDYKNFQQENSLQVFWYAYLNAYNQSNIANNIDIAILDQYPNKDNQIDEFNLLLEKPFTHDRRLVSVLLNKKTNQKFLQITKGSFEEILRVCKFVFENNKIRELTPSDHQTISENFEKIFAQGFRCIGVAFKEFLDINDFNEADCVYMGAIIFKDEVKPEVKSVIELLYKNNVDLKILTGDSQPASQLVANQVGILNPKAIQGEELAALKKADFAIAVQEQNIFCKLTPFQKAAVVEELQNQGHCVAFIGDGVNDSPALRQSDVGISVNNAAAVAKASSDAIMLEKDLLVLEKALLQGRHIFSNAIKYIKISVANNFSLMLTLIIALIWLDFQPMAPIHLLFQNLLYDFTNLIFVWDSVDSEVLIKPRKWSTKSILPFGLYNGLVATIISIINFAIIGYGFNLIAQINGGSELALKQFQAAFFLESFLTHMLLSLVYRTQHLAFFKSNPPWKILAIIGFFTIITFSIIFLPNLNGYLGFAYPPLLWLALIPGLLIFAWLLGELSKFSYQMIFKTWL